From Streptomyces cyaneogriseus subsp. noncyanogenus, the proteins below share one genomic window:
- a CDS encoding UbiX family flavin prenyltransferase, giving the protein MNAGESQRTPWIVGVSGASGTPYAAAVLRALLAAGESVDLVVSRASRLTLLDETGISYRDAHWRDDLRRWLSRGADGTPDAFDVDLAGVRHWSAGDLAAGPSSGSYPAQGMIIVPASTACVAGVALGLSKDLLQRAASVTLKEKRTLVVAVRETPLDGRTLRHLVTLDDAGAAVVPASPAFYAGATHIQDLVDFVAGRVLDAAGVEHRLYRRWKGDLGGGSRTATGGGAPTAD; this is encoded by the coding sequence GTGAACGCAGGGGAATCGCAGCGCACGCCTTGGATCGTGGGGGTCTCCGGAGCATCCGGCACCCCCTACGCCGCCGCGGTGCTGCGTGCCCTGCTCGCCGCCGGCGAGAGCGTCGATCTCGTCGTCAGCCGGGCCTCGCGGCTCACCCTGCTCGACGAGACCGGCATCTCCTACCGGGACGCCCACTGGCGCGACGACCTGCGGCGGTGGCTGTCCCGCGGGGCCGACGGCACACCGGACGCCTTCGACGTGGACCTCGCCGGGGTCCGGCACTGGAGCGCGGGCGACCTGGCCGCCGGGCCGTCCTCGGGGTCGTACCCCGCCCAGGGCATGATCATCGTCCCCGCCTCGACGGCGTGCGTGGCCGGGGTCGCCCTCGGGCTGTCGAAGGACCTGCTCCAGCGGGCGGCGAGCGTGACCCTGAAGGAGAAGCGCACGCTGGTCGTGGCCGTCCGGGAGACCCCGTTGGACGGCCGGACCCTGCGCCATCTGGTGACGCTGGACGACGCGGGCGCGGCCGTGGTGCCCGCCTCCCCGGCCTTCTACGCGGGGGCGACGCACATCCAGGACCTGGTGGACTTCGTCGCCGGGCGGGTCCTCGACGCGGCGGGCGTCGAGCACCGGCTCTACCGGCGCTGGAAGGGCGACCTCGGCGGCGGGTCGCGTACGGCGACCGGGGGCGGGGCACCCACGGCCGACTGA
- a CDS encoding Lrp/AsnC family transcriptional regulator, translating into MDAVDRQLIQALRENGRASYAELGRLVGLSGPSVTDRINRLEAAGVITGYRATVDAASLGLGVTALIGISLSDAADHEDVARRLKDLSEIEDCWFIAGDDSYMLKVRATDVDGLEKIIRRLSGTRGVSRTRTTIVLSTKWENRVGELPEEV; encoded by the coding sequence ATGGACGCGGTGGACAGGCAGCTCATCCAGGCCCTGAGGGAGAACGGCCGGGCCTCCTACGCGGAGCTGGGGCGCCTCGTCGGCCTGTCGGGACCCAGTGTCACCGACCGCATCAACCGGCTGGAGGCGGCCGGGGTCATCACCGGCTACCGGGCCACCGTGGACGCCGCCTCGCTCGGTCTCGGCGTCACCGCCCTGATCGGCATCTCGCTCTCCGACGCCGCCGACCACGAGGACGTGGCGCGCCGGCTGAAGGACCTGTCGGAGATCGAGGACTGCTGGTTCATCGCGGGCGACGACTCCTACATGCTCAAGGTGCGCGCGACCGACGTGGACGGCCTGGAGAAGATCATCCGCCGGCTCAGCGGCACCCGGGGCGTCTCCCGCACCCGCACCACCATCGTGCTCTCGACCAAGTGGGAGAACCGGGTGGGAGAGCTGCCCGAAGAGGTGTGA